In the genome of Chloroflexota bacterium, the window GATAAAGAAGTTGAAAAGGAAATGGATGCAGTGGTGCAATTTGCCGAAGAAAGCCCTGCCCCAGACCTGAGCGAAGCATGGACCGAAATCTATTCGAAGCCGCTCTAAGGAGATATCAATGCCCGTTATAACCTACTCGGAAGCCTTGCGCCAAGCATTGCGCGAAGCAATGACCAACGATCCACGGGTGTTTATCATTGGTGAAGATGTTGTTCACTACGATAGCGCTTACGGTGTCACCAAAGGGTTTGAAAAAGAGTTCGGCCCCGAACGCATCAAGGATATGCCAATTGCTGAAGCTGGTTATGCTGGTTTAGGCATCGGCGCTGCGATGAACGGCTTGCGCCCGATCGTGGAAATGATGACCACCAACTTTGCAATTTTGGCGCTGGATATGATTATCAACCACGCTGCCAAATTGCACTATATGTTCGGTGGCCAATTTACCTGCCCAATCGTGTTTCGCATGCCCAATGGCTATGGTCAATTGAGCGCCACCCACTCGCAAGCCTTCGATAACTACTATGCCTACATGCCTGGCTTGAAAGTGGTTGTGCCTGGCACTCCATACGATGCCAAAGGCTTGATGAAGGCCGCGATCGAAGATCCCGATCCCGTGATTTTCATCGAACACACTGGGATCTACAACATCAAGGGCGAAGTGCCAGAAGAAAGCTACACCGTTCCGATTGGCAAATCGAACTTGTTGCGCGATGGCAAAGATGTGACGATCGTGGGCTATGGCCGCATGATTCCTTACTGCCAACAAGCCGTTGAAACCTTGGCAAGCGAAGGCATTGATGCAGCCTTGGTTGACTTGCGCACCATTCGTCCGCTCGACATGGAGCCAGTCTTGGAAAGCTTCCGCAAAACCAACCGCGCTGTAATTGCCACCGAAGAGTGGACATCAGTTGGCGTTGGCTCGGAAATTGCCGCTCGCTTGTATACCGAAGGCTTTGATCACTTGGATGCTCCAATTTGGCGCGTGGGCTTTGACGAAGTGCCAATGCCGTATGCCAAAAACTTGGAAGCCCATGTGGTTCCAAATGCCGATTCAGTCATTCAAGCAGTCAAGAATGTACTGGCAGGCAAGACCCAAAAGATTCGGCAGCAGTAATGTTGAGGTTGGGTGACTTGGCAGCAGGCTAAAGAAAACGGTTTCGTGAATTCTAAGCCTGTTGCCAAGCCACCAACACACGAGGTCACGATGGCGAAGAAACTAGAAATGCCCAAAATGGGCTACGATATGGTCGAAGGTACTTTGGCCAAATGGTTGAAAAAACCAGGCGATGAGGTTTCGCGTGGTGAACCAATTGCTGAAGTCGAAACCGATAAGGTCACGATTGAAATCGAGGCTTTTGAGGCTGGCACAATTTTAAAGTTCTTGGTTAACGAAGGCGATACCGTGCCAGTTGGTGCGCCAATCGCCGAAATTGACGACGGCTCAGGTGATGACGAAGCCGAAGAAGCCAATGCCAGCGTTACGCCCGCCAGCGATGCTCCAGCCGTTGGCGAGGGTGGCGAGGCCGCTCCAAGCGCTCCTGCAGTGGCCGCTCAGCCAGAAAAGGTTGAGGCTACGCCAGCAGCTAGCGCTTCGGCAACCAGCACCGGACGCTTGTTTGCAACCCCAGCCGCTCGCGGTTTGGCCGAACAACGCGGCGTAGATTTGGCTGGACTCAAGGGTTCTGGCCCTGATGGCCGGATTGTCAAGGCCGATGTGTTGGCTGCTGCTGCTGCACCAAAGGTTGCTCCTGCTGCTGCACCAGCCGCCGCGCCAGCTGCTGCCCCTGCTGCACCAGTCACGTCGCCAGTGCCCGCACCAGTTGGCTTGATCTTCGCGCCACCAGCGCCAAACTCGGTCTACACCGAGGAGCCACTCTCGCGCTTGCGTCAAACCGCTGCCAAGCGCATGGTCGAAAGCCAACAACAAGTGCCACCATTCTTCGTTACTTCAACGATTGAAATGGATGCAATTCAAGCCTTGTTGCCTAAGTTGCGTGAAGCTCATGGCGGCAAACTTTCAGTGACTGAATTGTTGCTCAAGGCTTGTGCAATCGCCTTGAAGAAGTTCCCTGCACTCAACTCGACCTTTGCTGGCGATAAGTTGTTGGTTCACAAAGATGTTCACATCAGTGTGG includes:
- a CDS encoding 2-oxo acid dehydrogenase subunit E2 — protein: MAKKLEMPKMGYDMVEGTLAKWLKKPGDEVSRGEPIAEVETDKVTIEIEAFEAGTILKFLVNEGDTVPVGAPIAEIDDGSGDDEAEEANASVTPASDAPAVGEGGEAAPSAPAVAAQPEKVEATPAASASATSTGRLFATPAARGLAEQRGVDLAGLKGSGPDGRIVKADVLAAAAAPKVAPAAAPAAAPAAAPAAPVTSPVPAPVGLIFAPPAPNSVYTEEPLSRLRQTAAKRMVESQQQVPPFFVTSTIEMDAIQALLPKLREAHGGKLSVTELLLKACAIALKKFPALNSTFAGDKLLVHKDVHISVAVATDAGLLAPVVRNCDSLSLGAISNQMRDVIGRTRDGKAGLDDLQGGTFTVSNLGMFDVTNFIAIITPPQSAILAVGSTIATPVVRDGEIVIRQLMNVTVSADHRATDGASVAQFLVELKNLLQNPFKLLL
- a CDS encoding alpha-ketoacid dehydrogenase subunit beta; this encodes MPVITYSEALRQALREAMTNDPRVFIIGEDVVHYDSAYGVTKGFEKEFGPERIKDMPIAEAGYAGLGIGAAMNGLRPIVEMMTTNFAILALDMIINHAAKLHYMFGGQFTCPIVFRMPNGYGQLSATHSQAFDNYYAYMPGLKVVVPGTPYDAKGLMKAAIEDPDPVIFIEHTGIYNIKGEVPEESYTVPIGKSNLLRDGKDVTIVGYGRMIPYCQQAVETLASEGIDAALVDLRTIRPLDMEPVLESFRKTNRAVIATEEWTSVGVGSEIAARLYTEGFDHLDAPIWRVGFDEVPMPYAKNLEAHVVPNADSVIQAVKNVLAGKTQKIRQQ